The region GCCAGCACGGAGGCCGTAAAAAAGCAGTTCCCAGAGCGCGAGCTGGTGGCGGTGCTGGAGCTCCATACTTTCAGCAGCCTGAATAAGAAATTTATACCGCAGTACGCCGGTGCCCTGGCCCTGGCCGATGAGCCCATCGTGTTCTTCAGCCCCAAAACACTAGAACACAAGCGCATGGAGCCGCTGACGGAGCAGGAGCTGAGAGAGGCCTTTAAAAATCCTAACCTGAATGTATTCACCGACTCGGAGGCACTCGAGCAGCACTTGCTGGAGCGCAACTGGCAGAACGCCAACCTGCTCCTGATGAGCTCGGGCACTTATAACAACATTAATCTGGAGGCGCTAACGCAGGCGGTTCTGAAAGCATAGACAAGTATGAAACTACACCTCAAGCGCCCCATCGTATTCTTCGACTTGGAAACCACCGGCACCGACATCGGCAAAGACCGTATCGTGGAGCTGAGTGCCCTGAAGGTAATGCCCAACGGAGAGGAGATCCTGAAAACGCGCCGCATCCACCCTACCATCCCCATTCCACTGGAGTCGAGCCTGATCCACAAGATCTATGACGAGGACGTGGCCGACTGCCCTACCTTTAAGCAGGTAGCCCACGACCTAAGTAAGTTCCTGGAAGGGTGTGATTTGGGCGGCTATAACATCCTGCGCTTCGACATTCCGCTGCTGGCCGAGGAGTTCCTGCGCTGCGATATTGACTTTGACATCGAGAACCGTAACATCGTGGACGCCTGCCGCATTTTCCACCAGATGGAGCAGCGCACGCTGTCTGCGGCCTACAGGTTCTACTGCGACAAATCTTTGGATAACGCCCACAGCGCCGAGGCCGACACCGTGGCCACCTACGAGATACTGAAGGCCCAGCTCGAACGCTACCAGGAAACGCCTTACGAGACATCGGAAGGCATCACCGAGTACCCGGTGCAGAACGACATGGGCGCCCTGCACAAGTTCACGTTCCAGAAGACCGCTGACCTTTCGGGCCGCATTGTGTATAACAATTCCGGGCAGGAGGTTTTCAATTTCGGCAAGTATAAAAACGTGCCGGTGGAGGAAGTGCTGCAGAAAGAACCAAGCTACTACGACTGGATGATGAAAAGCGAGTTCCCGCTCTACACCAAGAAGATCCTGACCCGCATCAGATTGCGCGGCATGAAGGTATCTTAGCATAGTCAGTATGCAGCCGGGATAATTAAACCCCTACAGAAGTATAAAAACAGAAGCGGCCACTAAAGTATAGCGGCCGCTTCTGTTTTTATACTTCTTAGTTACTTTTCTTACTATCCCGCTCACGGTTCGGGCGGAGCCTCGGGTTTTCCTTCAGCAGGGTGTTACCTTCAGCATACCGGTGCTCACAGTTGTTGCCGGGTGCCCGCGAGGAGCACTGGCAGCCGGTGATGCGGTTACCTGAGAAAGTAAAGTAGCAAAAGCCGCAACCAATGGAGGACTTACAAATATGCCGGGCTCCCTTGCTGCTCAGGTACAGGCTGTTGTCGGCAGCCAGGTCCAGTTCTAGCGCCATACTTCTGTAAGCGCCGTTCTGTATGCCCAGACCTACCAGGTAGTAAGCCGGGTCGTCCTCTTTCGTCTCCTGCACCTTCCGGATCATCACCCGATCTACCACGGTGCCATCGCCAAACTCTTTGATGAAAGGTTGCATCAGCTGCTCTGTCGGCACGATATAGTCTACCGTATCAAACACGACCTGCGCCAGAAGCACGCCATCATAGGGCACCTCTGCCTCCAGTTCGCCACCTTCCGGGTTCTCCGCATTCTCCTCCTGTATAAACTCGCGGGTGGAGCAGGCGGAGGAGGCCAGCAGCAGGAAAAACAGCAGGTACAGCAACCCGCTTCTGTTCAGGGTGGCGCCGAGGGCACGGCTTCTTCTGTCTGTGGTCATGTTAGAGTTTATTAGCGCTTGTAGTATTTGAGCGCCTCAGGCATGTGCTTCTGCAGATCTGCCTGTCTGGTACCGGCGCTAGGGTGCGTGGAAAGGAACTCCGGCGGGGCCTGACCACCGCTTTTGGCTTCCATACGCTTCCAGAAAGATACAGCTTCTTCTGGATTATATCCAGCCATCGCCATAAAAATTAGGCCCAGCCTGTCAGCCTCCGATTCCTGCGTGCGGCCATACTTTAGCAGGCCCAACTGGGAGCCGGCACCATACACCGCCATCACCAGATTTTGCGCCGTACCCGGCTGCGCACCAGCCAGTGCCGACAGCGTCTGTCCACCGAACTGCTGCGCCAGTTGCTGGCTCATGCGCTCATTGCCATGCTTGGCTATGGCGTGGGCAATTTCGTGGCCCATGATCACGGCAAGGCCTGTCTCGTTCTGCGCCACCGGAAGTATACCGGTGTATACTACTGTTTTACCGCCTGCCATCGCCCATGCGTTCACCTGCTCATCCTCGATCAGGTTATGCTCCCAGGCAAAACCCTGCAGCTCACTGGACAGGCCGTTGGCTGCCATGTACTGCTCCACCGCCCGCTGTATGCGCTGGCCGGCACGCTTCACCATGGCCGTGGCCTGGGCATCGCGCGAGAGCTTGTTCTCCTTCAGGAATTGATTGTAGGCATCGTAGCTCAGCGATTGCATCTGCGCGTCAGACACCAGGTTAAGCTGTCGGCGGCCC is a window of Pontibacter kalidii DNA encoding:
- a CDS encoding 3'-5' exonuclease, with the translated sequence MKLHLKRPIVFFDLETTGTDIGKDRIVELSALKVMPNGEEILKTRRIHPTIPIPLESSLIHKIYDEDVADCPTFKQVAHDLSKFLEGCDLGGYNILRFDIPLLAEEFLRCDIDFDIENRNIVDACRIFHQMEQRTLSAAYRFYCDKSLDNAHSAEADTVATYEILKAQLERYQETPYETSEGITEYPVQNDMGALHKFTFQKTADLSGRIVYNNSGQEVFNFGKYKNVPVEEVLQKEPSYYDWMMKSEFPLYTKKILTRIRLRGMKVS
- a CDS encoding M48 family metallopeptidase codes for the protein MYKKIIVFTVAVVTFVACTTVPITGRRQLNLVSDAQMQSLSYDAYNQFLKENKLSRDAQATAMVKRAGQRIQRAVEQYMAANGLSSELQGFAWEHNLIEDEQVNAWAMAGGKTVVYTGILPVAQNETGLAVIMGHEIAHAIAKHGNERMSQQLAQQFGGQTLSALAGAQPGTAQNLVMAVYGAGSQLGLLKYGRTQESEADRLGLIFMAMAGYNPEEAVSFWKRMEAKSGGQAPPEFLSTHPSAGTRQADLQKHMPEALKYYKR